From the genome of Streptomyces ficellus:
GGGCGGTGACGAACATGGAGACCTGCTCGGAGGCGTTGCGCCTGCGCAGCTGGTCGAAGGCGTCGCGGCGGCTGACGCCCATGTCCATCTGGCGCAGGGTGATGCGCAGTTCGTCGGCCCACGGCCCGGAGTACTTGTCGGCGACGCGTTCCAGGGCCTGGCGGAAGCCGAGCCCGGCGGAGACGACGACGGCGAGGACGTCCAGGAAGTCGGGCAGGGTGCGCTCGATGTCGTCCTTGCGGCGGCGGATGGCGAGCCGGAGCAGGACGTCGGTCCAGGTGAGGCCGTACAGCAGCACGACCACGGCGACGACGGTCTGGCCGCGCGCCAGCATGGCGAGGGCGGCGAGGATGCCGAGGAGGCCGTAGACGGCGCGGCGGGCGGCGTACCGGTCGACGGTCATGCCGCCGGGGTTGCCGGCCATGTCGAGGCGGCGGCGCAGCGCGTCGACCCGCTTGGCGCCCATCATCCCGAGGACGGCGGGCGCCCAGCGCATGCCGAGCCGGTCGACGCCGGAGCCGACGGCGGTGGTGCGGGTGGCGCCGACCTCCAGGGCGAGGACGAGGTCGCCGGGGAGTCTGGCGTCGGCCCGGTACATGCGGACGCCGTGGAAGACGCCGTACACGGACAGGCCGATGACGGCCGCGTACAACAGGCCCATGTGGTGTCTCCTTCCTCAGACTCGGATGCGGGAGAGGCGGCGGATGAGGACGAAGCCGACGGCGTAGAGGCCGAAGGCGAGGACGGAGCCGATCTGGCCGGCGGCGGAGCCGGTCATCCGGTCGAGGGCGCCGGGTGCCATGCCGTTGATCATCAGCAGGAAGCCGAGGCCCAGCAGGGGCAGGGCGAAGGCCGTGACCTTGACCTGGGAGAGCAGGGTGACGACCTCGCGGCGGGTCTCCTTGCGCTCCTCCAGGGTGCTGGTGAGGTTGCGCAGCGAGGTGACGACCTGGCCGCCGGCCCGGTTGGACAGCACGAGCGTCGAGACGAGGACGACCAGCTCGCGGGAGGGCAGGCGGTCGGCGAGGTCGCCGAGCGCGTCGTCCAGGCTGTGGCCGATCGCGAGCTGGTCGGCGACCTTGCGCAGCTCCTCGCCGGCCGGGTCGTCGAGTTCCTCGGCGGCCATGGCGATGGCGGTACGCAGCGCGAGCCCGGCCTGGGTGGCGTTGGCGAGGACGCGGGTCAGTTCGGGGAGCTGGCCGATGAACGCCTCGGTGCGTTTCTGGCGCTGCCAGTTGAGGAACGCGGCGGCGCCCCACAGGCCGGTGAGGGCGGCGAGGACGCCGAAGAAGGGGGCGAACACGGCGGCGGCGACGGCGTACACGCCGAGCAGGGCGACGGCCGCGTACACGGCGTACTCGCCGGGCGTGAGGTCCAGGCCGGTGGCGGCGATCCTGCGCTCGAGGCGGCGGCCGGGGCGGGTGGCGCGCAGGCGCCGGTCGAGGCGTACGAAGCGGCGGCGCCGGCCGCCGGCGGGGAGCTGCCCCGTCTGGGTCATCCGGGCGACGAGGGCCTGGCGCTGCGCCTTGCCGGACGCGTACACGCGCACGCCGGCGACGCCCAGCACGCAGGCGAGGAGCGTGACGCCGAGCGTCAGGAGCGGAAGGTTGTCCATGGTGGCGGGTCCAGTCCGGGGCGGTCGGTCGGGTAGGGGTCGGGCGGGCGGTCAGGCAGGTAGGGGTCGGTCAGGCGGTCAGATGGTCGTCGCGCGGCGGAGCGCGAGGTGTTCGTCGGTCCGCGCCACGCCGAACGCCGCCGGTACCGCCTCGCTCTTGAGGTAGAGGCGTTCGGCGACGCGCAGCGGGAGCGGGTGGTGGACGAAGTGGCCGTGGACGCGCCCGTCGGCGGCCATCGGCTGGGCGGCGAAGTGGCAGACGGTGGCGATCCGGTACTCCTCCCGGCCGTGCGAGTCCACGATCGCGATCTCGGTGATCCTGCGCGTCCCGTCGGCGTGCCGGGTGAGCTGGACGATGACGTCGACCGCGCTGTTGATCTGGTCCTTGATGGCGACGAACGGCACCTCGACCTCCGACATGGAGCCGAGGGTCTGGAGCCGCATCAGGGCGTCCTCGGCGCTGTTGGCGTGGACGGTGGCGAGGGAGCCGTCGTGGCCGGTGGACATGGCCTGGAGCATGTCGAGGGTCTCGCCGCCGCGGACCTCACCGACGATGATCCGGTCGGGGCGCATGCGCAGGGAGTTGCGGACGAGGTCGCGGATGGTGACGCGGCCCTTGCCCTCGACGTTGGGCGGGCGGGCTTCGAGGGTGATGACGTGGGACTGCTGGAGCTGGAGTTCGGCGGAGTCCTCGATGGTGACGATGCGTTCGCCCTCGGGGATGAGCCCGGACAGCGAGTTCAGGAGGGTGGTCTTCCCGGTGCCGGTGGCGCCGGAGACGATCACGTTGAACTTGGCGCGGACGAGCGCGGCGAGCAGCATCACCATGTGCTCGTCGAGCGAGCCGAGGGCGACCAGCTCCTGGAGCGTGAAGGCGCGCGGGAAGCGGCGGATGGTGAGGACGGGGCCGGAGAGGGACAGCGGCGGGATGACGACGTTGACGCGTTCGCCGGAGGGGAGCCGGGCGTCGACCATGGGGTTTGACTCGTCGACGCGGCGGTTGACGGTGGAGACGATCCGCTCGATGGTCTGCATCAGCTGCTCGGTGGACGAGAACCGCATCGGCAGCTGTTCGAGGCGTCCGCGCCGCTCGACGAAGACCTGTTCCGGGCCGTTGACCATGATCTCGCTGATGGACGCGTCCTCCAGGAGCGGTTCGAGGATGCCGAGCCCGAGGGCCTCGTCGACGACCCGGCGGATGAGCTGGGAGCGTTCGGTGG
Proteins encoded in this window:
- a CDS encoding CpaF family protein; translated protein: MSLRARISSPEPAGGKGEDNHLVGVYRVKLLEEIDLAEMSALAAAERRARLERVLGHIISREGPVLSSTERSQLIRRVVDEALGLGILEPLLEDASISEIMVNGPEQVFVERRGRLEQLPMRFSSTEQLMQTIERIVSTVNRRVDESNPMVDARLPSGERVNVVIPPLSLSGPVLTIRRFPRAFTLQELVALGSLDEHMVMLLAALVRAKFNVIVSGATGTGKTTLLNSLSGLIPEGERIVTIEDSAELQLQQSHVITLEARPPNVEGKGRVTIRDLVRNSLRMRPDRIIVGEVRGGETLDMLQAMSTGHDGSLATVHANSAEDALMRLQTLGSMSEVEVPFVAIKDQINSAVDVIVQLTRHADGTRRITEIAIVDSHGREEYRIATVCHFAAQPMAADGRVHGHFVHHPLPLRVAERLYLKSEAVPAAFGVARTDEHLALRRATTI
- a CDS encoding DUF5936 domain-containing protein — encoded protein: MGLLYAAVIGLSVYGVFHGVRMYRADARLPGDLVLALEVGATRTTAVGSGVDRLGMRWAPAVLGMMGAKRVDALRRRLDMAGNPGGMTVDRYAARRAVYGLLGILAALAMLARGQTVVAVVVLLYGLTWTDVLLRLAIRRRKDDIERTLPDFLDVLAVVVSAGLGFRQALERVADKYSGPWADELRITLRQMDMGVSRRDAFDQLRRRNASEQVSMFVTALQQGEELGAPIVDTLIQIANDMRRTDAQNARRSAAKAVPKTTLVVTMVMLPATMILIALSFYYGSGVDFADLIGG
- a CDS encoding type II secretion system F family protein; the protein is MDNLPLLTLGVTLLACVLGVAGVRVYASGKAQRQALVARMTQTGQLPAGGRRRRFVRLDRRLRATRPGRRLERRIAATGLDLTPGEYAVYAAVALLGVYAVAAAVFAPFFGVLAALTGLWGAAAFLNWQRQKRTEAFIGQLPELTRVLANATQAGLALRTAIAMAAEELDDPAGEELRKVADQLAIGHSLDDALGDLADRLPSRELVVLVSTLVLSNRAGGQVVTSLRNLTSTLEERKETRREVVTLLSQVKVTAFALPLLGLGFLLMINGMAPGALDRMTGSAAGQIGSVLAFGLYAVGFVLIRRLSRIRV